A window from Gossypium raimondii isolate GPD5lz chromosome 7, ASM2569854v1, whole genome shotgun sequence encodes these proteins:
- the LOC105766587 gene encoding uncharacterized protein LOC105766587 — MPFPMKIQPIDFSPSEEVVPPLLETVKPVVKSRFKRLFERQFPSILRNSAAEKVDADELPFSKECTTAELEPSSFCLAKMVQNFIEDNNEKQQSGAVRCSRNRSNCFNRNCNDSSDDDMDGFGFSDSNLSSSAEASEILKSLVPCGSVNERNLLAHTARIMEKNKISKRKDDICRKIVIDGLLAFGYDASICKSRWEKSPSYPAGEYEYIDVIIDGERLLIDIDFRSEFEIARSTKTYKSILQILPFIFVGKADRLQRIIAIVSEAAKQSLKKKGMHIPPWRKAEYVSAKWLSPYNRATPSPPPLTPTPTRTPTTGTLRESEIDSKAKEKDQQPFTELNSEDKYSVEDAELGESIFALSESSEEEGKEKVEKGEWKPPEIKPKSSQIGITFVTGLASVIEDEPRKF, encoded by the exons ATGCCTTTCCCAATGAAGATCCAGCCTATCGATTTCAGCCCTTCGGAAGAGGTGGTGCCGCCTCTTTTGGAGACGGTGAAGCCGGTGGTGAAATCGCGGTTCAAGAGGCTGTTTGAGCGCCAGTTCCCTAGCATTCTGAGGAATTCCGCGGCGGAGAAGGTGGATGCTGATGAGCTGCCTTTTAGCAAAGAATGCACCACCGCCGAGCTGGAACCGAGCTCCTTTTGCTTGGCGAAGATGGTGCAAAATTTCATCGAAGATAACAACGAGAAACAACAATCTGGTGCCGTTAGGTGTAGCCGTAACCGCTCTAACTGCTTCAATCGTAACTGCAACGACAGCTCCGATGACGATATGGATGGTTTCGGTTTCAGCGACTCCAATCTCTCTTCTTCAGCTGAAGCATCTGAAATTCTAAAG AGCTTGGTTCCTTGTGGGAGTGTGAATGAAAGGAATTTACTGGCGCATACAGCGAGAATCATGGAGAAGAACAAGATCTCTAAACGTAAAGATGATATCTGCAGGAAGATTGTTATTGATGGATTACTTGCCTTTGGATACGATGCTTCTATCTGCAAGTCTCGTTGGGAAAAATCTCCCTCTTATCCTGCCG GGGAATATGAATACATAGATGTTATAATCGACGGGGAGCGATTGCTGATCGACATCGATTTCAGATCAGAATTCGAAATCGCCCGATCAACAAAGACCTATAAATCAATTCTCCAAATTCTTCCCTTCATTTTCGTTGGTAAAGCCGATCGTCTCCAGAGGATAATTGCTATTGTTTCCGAGGCAGCAAAGCAGAGCCTGAAGAAGAAGGGAATGCATATTCCTCCATGGCGTAAAGCTGAGTATGTCAGCGCCAAATGGCTCTCTCCTTATAACCGAGCCACGCCTTCACCTCCTCCACTTACTCCCACACCCACACGCACACCCACAACTGGTACACTTAGAGAATCTGAAATTGATTCCAAAGCTAAAGAGAAAGATCAGCAACCTTTTACTGAATTGAATTCCGAGGATAAATACTCGGTTGAAGATGCTGAGTTGGGTGAGTCTATATTTGCTTTGTCTGAGAGCTCTGAAGAAGAAGGGAAGGAAAAGGTGGAGAAAGGAGAGTGGAAGCCACCTGAAATAAAACCCAAGAGCTCACAGATTGGGATTACGTTCGTGACTGGTTTGGCTTCAGTAATCGAAGATGAACCaagaaaattttga